The genomic stretch TTTTCAAAGCTAATTGGAAAGATACGTGCATTAGTTGCTAATATACCACAATAGCCAGCAAGTAAACCTTGTGCTTCACCATATGTCGCACCCTCTTCGTCAACCTCTACAATTACACGGTCTCCCCTAGATAAGTTGCAAACATCCTTGACTTTGATCTTAGCCTTCTTCTTCACATTTGTAGAGtcttaagaaaaataaaaataatttaaatgataaCAGTATATAATATTTGTTACAAATAGAAGTAGTAATTGAAAAAAGACATTAGAACCATAGGGTATGGGAGAAATGAATATAGGAAATaggtaattaaaaaaataaataaaagaacaatGTCATAATAATCTAGCTAGTAAGTGACTCTTCAAGTTCACCGAAGCATATATACATGCTGCTACAATGCTGCTACAATCCCATTGTTTTCCATAATATATAAATCTTAAATAATggccaaaagaaaaaataaaataaataaaaaaaagccaTCATCATAATCTGAGGCGAGTGATGGTAAGTGAAATTTTTTGGTGAAATTGGGAGGTTTACATTTCAAAAAGAGGTCATTATCATCATTTACCATTTTAAGTTATGAGGATTTTTTAAGGTTGTCCTacctattaaaattaatattgtgAATCAGTTGCCTCTACACTAGTTATGCAATATAAATTAATACCAATTATCTCCACATTCCAAGTAGATGAAGACTTTGAGTTAGAACAACGTGTGGCTCCATTAGATGAAATGGAATTTGCAGCGACTTGAGAAAGAGCTTGAGAAGGAGCCTCACCAGCCTCTACAGTAGTATCTTCAGATGCTGCTGGTGCTGGAGGTTGAAGTGAATGAGAAGCATTGTTGTTTTCCCTCTCATCTACAAACTTCAATAGATTTTTTATGCGTTTTCTCCTTGGCATGACTGCATATTAACAAACACAAAACTGTTAAGCACACAAAAGATACTTAGACATAATACTAACTTGTTACGAGAGACATAAAAATCATGAGTCTCCATTGATTCTCACTCATTTCTTAACTTGTTACAAAAAATTGTTATTAAGTTACAAGTTTTTTATGAATAAAGTTACAAAATTGACAAATGTTACAAATTCTCTCTCAAAATTGACATCAATTGGGAGGACAATGGATTCAGTCTAGTTCCTACAGATTACATGTATGTAATGAAATGTGCAAAGGGTGAAAAGTTTTCACATGGAAATCTCATTCGTTATGGAACCTTTGAGGTCAGCCCTGCTGCTGGCATCTTAAATTATGGACAGGTAAAATTTCAAAGGAGCATATCCTATttataatttcattttcatcacagtttttatttaattagcTAACTTCACTCTACATATATACATGAAAAATTGTGGTTGTGTTAGGGGATCTTTGAGAGGCTAAAGGCATATAGAATGAGAATAATGAATTAATGGGGAAACTATATATGAGGGTGAACTCACTTTAGCTATATAGATAGATGGGAGATATGCTTTTACATTACAGCTGTATAGGATCTCAAGCAAacaaaagcagtcaaaaaaggTTTTAGACCCAGCTTTCTACCTTTTCTCTCAATCTTTTAATTCTATACTACTAAATTACAAATATACTTGAGTATCAAATCTCCCAGCAAGTACAGAAAAAGAATATTACCTAGATGACCAATGATTATGGTGGTGGCATCAGAAGTTTCAGGTTTCCTTTAACTGTAGATGAGGAAAATAACTTATCACATGAATAAGcacacaataaaaaatttgaatgagCTAGAGAAAGTTTTTGCAACTCTATCAATGTGAAATAACTACTGCTAAGTCAAATATTGAAGAATGTCCTAAAAACCAGTATGGTTTGTCCAATCATATGAAAATTAAAACAGATCAAACTCCATTTTTCTCCAAATAAATCCCCCTCCCACCAAAAATTTCAAAGCTGTACCTTTTTGAGGTTAAAAGTCATGTAGTTGCTTTCTGCATGGTAAACCAAGTAATTTTATAGCGCACGCAAACTTCAAAACTATAATGTATGCTTTCTGCTTCTTATATATGCTAGTAGCTCAATTAGCTTAGCTTATTGTATTAGGcatcattaattattattaaccAATTAAGGTGCTTGAGGGTACCACAAAATCTGCGTTTATTGTGGCTTCAATTGAGTACACTATGAGAGATCCAAGGTCACGATTCTGGAATCTGCAATTCTAATTACCAATGTAGTAATacttagaaaattaaataataaatatatattgggagaaaatgaaaaataattaaacataaaataaaaaaagaagggaacaaTCATAAAGCAAAGCTACAGGTATATTTTTCTAATGGGTTTGTGAGACTAAAAATTGGATTCTTTGTGATAATTGGCAAACAAACAGACAAAGCTTCCTTGATATGCTGGTTGAAAGAACTTCTAAAGTCTTAAATGAAACTGATTATCACCTTTCAAAATATTATAGAAAAGGAATATGTACTTTAAAATGATGCAACCAACCAATCAGTTCCTCAGTCCAATTTTAGCAGGAGACTTTAAGCTCCTTCAATTAAGGTGCATAAGTTCACAACAGATTTGTTAATAGAATTAATTTGAAGTTTTATTTACACAAGGCATACACCAGTTTGGTCTACTGGCAACCCAGCCTGAAGAATGGAACCAAAAAATCCACTTGCATTCAAAGccaaacaaataattaaaactaatagtAAAACTGATATCATAATTCTTATCTTACCTCAACAAACTTTGTTCAAAAGCAATAGTAAGAAACTGGTGAAGTATAAAACTCTGCCTCTGCTATATTATTAGTGGCTGTCTTCTCATATGAGATCTGctctaataaataaatactattaattaataacatcatcagcactaacaattaatgaaattaaaaccaTGTAAGAAGGAAACAATCAAAAAGGAAACCACACATGTATCCATTAACTAAAGAAAAAGGGACaacatataattattatataataagatTTAACTAACAAATTATCTTATAATGGTGTATAATACAGCTTATGAAAACAAGCAGCAactttaaaagttaaaattgcCCTGTGAACACACTGGGATGGGGATGGGACCCATGGAAGCAAAAAAGCGCGCATGCTATCCCATGATCCTCAGAAAAATGTTGATAAATTAAGTAACATTCAACAAAATAACAATGATCTTCCAGGTAGAAAAAAAAGCCCCATGAAAAAGAATCAAATAATTGAGAAgtgattgaaattgaagaaataaATGTGGCTGGCATTCTTTCCAATTCCTATTTGTTCGAACAATGCAATACTGAAATATAATAAACAACACAATCCTAAAATATATTCCAttagaaaataaactaatataacataattctaatattttttttatcaattatcaTGTCTTCCCTACCTCGTTTCCAAGATTCCTTATCAACAcaaatgaaaaacaataaaaaaatacagaaTAAGAGGGAGTATCAGTACGAAAGTTGCATCAGAACTGAAGAGGCGAGAATTTATTGTTAACAAAGAAGAAATATTAACAAATTAAttgggaagaagaagaaaaagaagtaccAGCAGCAGTTCAAAGGAGAAATTGGAGTGAGAGAATGCGGcgttgaagaagaagctcaggAATGAACAGATCTGAAAATACGTTGTACCACGGCAACTACGGTGGCATCGACGGCAGAAACTGTGGCGGCAACGGTGGTGAAAACTGCGGTGGCAGCAGGGGAGACAGTATAGAGAACAGATTTGATCCAAAAACACGTTGATAGAAGAGGTGGCTCGATCCAAAAGCTCTCTACTGCAATGAACACGACAGTGGTAATGGCGCCGACAATGAAAACGGCAGCGAAAATTGCGGTGAACCTGGCAGTAGAAAATCTAGGGTTCCAAAGCCACTCTCTCAGCTAACTAAATGCCTTTCATTTCGGAAATAAGGGAAAATGAGATTTgttttctaaattttgaattttaattaattatgggtGGGGGTTTTTAAAATTgccataaataaaatatattgtgGAGGTTTTTAAAAAACCTCTACTAAAATATTCCCACAAACAAATATTAATCTTGTAGTAAGTGCCCGgttttcaattctaaattatttttacccctttcaaaacaataaatcaatcttcaaaatattattttccaaaatacgTGGTACTGGACAGACTAGAGCCGATACTGTCAGCTTAAGCACCATTACGCATTTTTACAAAACTTTTCGAAGCAGATATATTTTCCAGctcagaaaaattcattgaaatcaaatttcacctttttattttcaaattaaaacttctaaattttggATCTATTCCGGGTActaaacttattatttttattaaaacgGTTTTACGTGAAAAATTTTGGCTCTTACAACCATCATAAAGGTGGATTCGTTCTCTTAATCCCCTTTTCTTATgttgtttttctgttttctgtATGTTTTATTGTCTGTTCTCTTGTtcttacttcatgatcatttgCATTTATGTCTTCaagttatgaattattccatgcaTCCATCACCTTgcttaaaagaaagaaaattttatttgaaaagaattgagagatacatgatttttgagttttataataaagaatagttcaattatcttgatgtggtggcattgcacttgttttctgaatgtatgaatgaacagtgcatatttgaagttgaaatttatgaatgttggatcttaaaagaatgatgataaaagtgaagtattattggtaatctgaaaaatctaaaaaattgattcttgaagcaagaaaaagtagcaaaaagataaagaaaaagcatgttgcaaaagaaaaaaacaatatATGCAtgcaaaaaaatgaaaaaaaataaatatagagaAAAATCCATTATTCCCAAAAAATGCAGGAAAAGGAGAGCACAttgaaaaagccaataaccctttaaactaaaaggcaaggataaaaggatccaaggctttgagcatcagtggataggaaggcccaaaggaataaaatcctggcctaagcggctcaaccaagctgtccctaaccatgtgcttgtggcgtgaaggtgtcaagtgaaaagcttgagactgagcggttaaagacgtgatctaaagcaaaaaAGAGTGGGCTTAAGAACTCTTGACACCTCTatctggggattctagcaaagctgaatcacaatccgaaagggttcagccagttaaagtgtctgtggcatttatgtatccggtggtaatactggaaaacaaagtgcttaaggccacggccaagactctgtaaagctgtgttcaagaataaaaaatatcttaactaggagagtcaataatatcatttaAGTTCTAAGTTtctaaagatgccaaccattctaagtttcaatggatagtgagatgccaagactattcagaagaaaaaagctactaagtcccgctcatctaattgaaactgaACTTCATTGGAAACTTTGAAATTTATTGtatcctaattttttttatcatactGTGTTTTTAGTTACTTGGGGAAAAGtgacaatttaagtttggtgttgtgatgagcggatattttatacgctttttggcatcattttcatatagtttttagcatgttttgtttagtttttattaagtttttataggttttaatgttaaatttacatttttggattctactttgagtttgtgtttttatgcaatttcagttaatttctggctgaaattgaggagctggagcaaaaatctaattcagagacaAAGAAAGCACTACAGATGTTGTCTATAtttgacctccttgcactcggaagagcttttctggagctacaaaagtctaaatggagcgttctcaacggctatggaaagctaatttccagagctttccagcaatgtagttcatactttgcttcaAATTAAAGggcccaaaactggcatccAACGCCAGCATCCTTCCCCCCTTCTAGGCGTCCAGCACCCAAAGAGTAGAGACCAGCATCCAAATGCCCAGAAAGGACCCACTAGCTAGCGTTAAGGCCCTAGAGGTCCCCTAGCACATGGATCTCATCAAAAcacagcccaaacactcaccaagtaggccccagaagtagattttagcactaaatagattgttttacccttactagtcattagtttattatttaaagtAGAAGATCACTCCTTGTTAAGGatctttgatgagcggataatttatacattttttggcattgtttttagtatgtttttagtatgttttagttagttttcattatatttttattagtttttagttaaaattcacttttctggactttactatgagtttgtgtgtttttctgtgatttcaggtattttctagctgaaattgagggacctgagcaaaaatctgattcagaggctaaaaaggactgcagatgctgttggattctgacctccctgcactcgaagtagattttctggagctacagaagcccaattggcgcgctcttaactgcgttggaaagttgacatcctgggctttccagaaatatataatagttcatactttgctcaagatttgatggcccaaaccggcattctaAATCAGCttaaaactgcccggcgttaaacgccagaactggcacaagaatggaagttaaatgcccaaactggcataaaagctggcgtttaactccaaaaaaagtctctacacatgaaagcttcaatgctcagcccaagcacacaccaagtgggcccggaagtggatttttatgtcatttactcatttctgtaaaccctaggctactagttctctacatataggactttttactattgtattctcatcttggtagctatctttgagtagttttatgctatcttagatcatggggctggcctcacggccatgcctagaccttgttcttatgtattttcaacggtggagtttctacacaccatagattaaggtgtggagctctgctgtacctcgagtattaatgcaattactattgttcttctattcaattcagctcattcttgttctaagatatcacttgttccttaacttgatgaatgtgatgatccgtgacactcatcatcattctcacctatgaacgtgtgcctgacaaccacctccgttctaccttagattgagtggatatctcttggattctttaatcgggatcttcgtggtataagctagaattgatggcagcattcaagagaatccggaaggtctaaaccttgtctgtggtattctgagtaggattcaataattgaatgactgtgatgagcttcaaactcctgaaggctgggcgttagtgacagacgcaaaagaatcaacggattctattccaacctaattaagaaccaacagatgattagccgtgccgtgacagggtgcgttgaacattttcactgagaggacgggactgtagccactgacaacggtgatgcccaaaatacagcttgccatggaaaggagtaagaaggattggatgaagacagtaggaaagcagagagacggaagggacaaagcatctccatacgcttatctgaaattctcaccaatgaattacataagtatctctatctttatctttatgttttattcatatatcatccataaccatttgaatctgcctgactgagatttacaaggtgactatagcttgcttcataccaacaatctccgtgggatcgacccttactcgcgtaaggtttattacttggatgacccagtgcacttgctggttagttgtacgaagttgtgaaattatgtttagaccatggtattgagcaccaagtttttggagccattaccagggattgtttgagttgtgaaaagtagagatcacaatttcgtgcaccaagtttttggcgccgttgccggggattgttgagtttggacaattaacggttcatcttgttgcttagattaggtatttttcttcagagttcttaagtatgaattctagtgtttcaaggtgatgttcttatcatcaccaaagctgattgattctcatcaatttagctcttgaatgtaatgtcctgctgaagcttggctagccatgtctaatttctttagactgaagttttagactaacattgcatgattcctggaattttcattaagaattttgatatctttattttcttttccacttaattctcattgaagcattttcgtgtagagactcttcttggagttaaacgccagcttttgtgtcagtttgggcgtttaactcccactttggtgccagttccggcgtttaacgctgggaattctgaaggtgactttgaacgccggtttgggccatcaaatcttgggcaaagtatgaactatcatatattgctggaaagcccaggatgtctactttccaacgccgttgagagcgcgccaattgggcttctgtagctccagaaaatccacttcgagtgcagggaggtcagaatccaacagcatctgcagtccttttcagtctctgaatcagatttttgctcaggtccctcaatttcagctagaaaatacctgaaatcatagaaaaacacacaaactcatagtaaagtccaaaaaagtgaattttaactaaaaactaataaaaatatactaaaaactaactagatcatactaaaaacatactaaaaacaatgccaaaaagcgtacaaattatccgctcatcacaacaccaaacttaaattgttgcttgtcctcaagcaactgaaaatcaaataagataaaaagaagagaatatgcaatgaattccaaaaacatctatgaagatcagtattaattagatgagcggggcttttagctttttgcctctgaacagttttggcatctcactctatcctttgaaattcagaatgattggcttctttaggaactcagaatccagatagtgttattgattctcgtagttaggtatgatgattcttgaacacagctactttatgagtcttggccgtgggccaaagcactctgtcttccagtattaccaccggatatatacatgccacagacacatgattgggtgaaccttttcagattgtgactcagctttgctagagtccccaattagaggtgtccagggttcttaagcacactctttttgccttggatcacaactttatttctttctttttctttctttttctctttctcctttttttttcgttttttttttgtattcactgctttttcttgcttcaagaatcatttttatgatttttcagatcctcagtaacatgtctcctttttcatcattctttcaagagccaacattcatgaaccacaaattcaaaagacatatgcactgtttaagcatacattcagaaaacaaaagtattgccaccacatcaaaataattaatctgttataaaattcaaaattcatgcaattcttctctttttcaattaagaacattgtttatttaagaaaggtgatggattcataggacattcataactttaaggcatagacactaatgatcataagacacaaacatagataaatataaagcataattttcgaaaaacagaaaaataaagaacaaggagattaaagaacgggtccaccttagtgatggcggcttgttcttcctcttgaaggtcttatggagtgcttgagctcctcaatgtctcttccttgtctttgttgctcctctctcatgattctttgatcttctctaatttcatggaggaggatggaatgttctcggtgctccacccttagttgtcccatgttggaactcaattctcctagggaggtgttaatttgctcccaatagtcttgtggaggaaagtgcatcccttgaggcatctcagggatctcatg from Arachis stenosperma cultivar V10309 chromosome 9, arast.V10309.gnm1.PFL2, whole genome shotgun sequence encodes the following:
- the LOC130951780 gene encoding uncharacterized protein LOC130951780 isoform X1 — protein: MPRRKRIKNLLKFVDERENNNASHSLQPPAPAASEDTTVEAGEAPSQALSQVAANSISSNGATRCSNSKSSSTWNVEIIDSTNVKKKAKIKVKDVCNLSRGDRVIVEVDEEGATYGEAQGLLAGYCGILATNARIFPISFEKWSGQENGGMPKSFKDECFDSMIKPHFHFTSTEKIAYRYCIQSIAKKWGTYRQRLWNEFYDPTMRKEALVNNVPDDIPRDQWACFVNYRLKPSTVELCMKNKENQSKQTIPHTCGSKSNSRRRHEMYL